In Dyella terrae, one DNA window encodes the following:
- a CDS encoding DNA polymerase III subunit chi: MRADFYLIDKPRFREQPLLLVCELARKAFSAQQPTLILARDFEQAEAIDELLWAFDEDAFIPHQLAGDDDDQNTAVLIVPPGIDTPDRPMVINLRDTCPTGQFDRVLEVVAADPAEREGSRERWKEYARRGVNVSKHDM; encoded by the coding sequence ATGCGCGCTGACTTCTACCTGATCGACAAACCGCGTTTCCGCGAGCAGCCCTTGCTGCTGGTTTGCGAGCTGGCACGCAAGGCGTTCTCAGCCCAACAGCCCACCCTGATCCTCGCCCGCGATTTCGAGCAGGCCGAGGCCATCGACGAACTGCTCTGGGCCTTCGACGAAGATGCCTTCATCCCGCACCAGCTTGCCGGTGACGACGATGACCAGAACACCGCGGTGCTGATCGTCCCGCCGGGCATCGATACGCCGGATCGACCGATGGTCATCAACCTTCGCGATACCTGCCCCACGGGCCAGTTCGATCGCGTGCTGGAAGTGGTGGCGGCCGATCCGGCCGAACGCGAAGGCTCGCGCGAGCGCTGGAAGGAATACGCGCGCCGCGGCGTGAACGTCAGCAAGCACGACATGTAA